A genomic segment from bacterium encodes:
- a CDS encoding winged helix-turn-helix domain-containing protein, protein MQQISLAEARGLFLAGQGFARPRPRKTTPAALQRGIEKLGFVQVDSIQVLERAHHLILSARFRGYRPAQLRRLLEDRRSLFEHWTHDAAVLPTSLLPYWTFRFDRYATLTRARFAKRSGGARGFPSLLAEVRERIEQEGPLLSSDFEAPPGQAKNGWWSWKPAKHALEYLWRTGELAIAGRDRFQKRYDLFHRVHPEHEDADRVQLESYLDWAIPAALERLGPARPRELAQFWGGVTAAEARSWCEAALRDGRLIEVEVEAGGPQFALPQVTRQIGRLRQAPDELRLLCPFDPLLHDRQRTERLFGFAYRFEGFIPEAKRRDGYYVLSVLQGDQLIARFDPKLDRRARVLHIRSLRWERGARTPQRRDALTEALKELATTLGAEKVNGRGRS, encoded by the coding sequence GTGCAGCAAATCAGCCTGGCCGAAGCCCGCGGGCTCTTCCTGGCAGGCCAGGGCTTCGCCCGGCCTCGGCCTCGAAAGACGACGCCTGCCGCCCTCCAGCGTGGCATCGAGAAGCTCGGATTCGTACAGGTGGACTCGATCCAGGTTCTGGAACGGGCCCACCACCTGATCCTGTCCGCGCGCTTTCGGGGTTACCGCCCCGCACAGTTGAGACGCTTGCTCGAGGACCGGCGCAGCCTCTTCGAACATTGGACCCACGATGCCGCCGTCCTGCCGACGAGCCTCTTGCCCTATTGGACGTTTCGTTTCGACCGCTACGCAACCCTGACACGGGCGCGTTTCGCGAAACGCAGTGGAGGCGCGCGCGGCTTCCCGTCGCTACTCGCAGAAGTACGCGAACGCATCGAGCAGGAAGGGCCTCTGCTCTCATCAGACTTTGAAGCACCGCCGGGGCAAGCCAAGAACGGTTGGTGGAGCTGGAAGCCCGCCAAACACGCGCTCGAATATCTCTGGCGCACGGGCGAACTCGCCATTGCCGGGCGCGATCGTTTCCAGAAGCGCTACGACCTCTTCCACCGCGTTCACCCGGAGCACGAGGACGCCGACCGCGTCCAACTCGAGAGCTATCTCGATTGGGCGATCCCGGCTGCCCTCGAAAGGCTCGGGCCGGCTCGGCCCAGAGAGCTCGCCCAATTCTGGGGCGGCGTCACGGCCGCAGAAGCCCGGAGCTGGTGCGAAGCCGCCCTTCGCGACGGCCGGTTGATCGAAGTCGAAGTGGAGGCGGGCGGCCCCCAGTTTGCCCTCCCCCAGGTCACACGGCAGATCGGCCGCCTCCGCCAAGCCCCGGACGAGCTCAGGCTCCTTTGCCCCTTCGACCCCCTCCTCCACGATCGTCAGCGAACCGAACGCCTCTTCGGTTTCGCCTATCGCTTCGAGGGCTTCATCCCCGAAGCCAAACGCCGCGATGGCTACTATGTGCTCTCGGTCCTGCAAGGCGACCAGCTGATCGCCCGCTTCGACCCGAAGCTCGATCGCAGAGCCCGCGTGCTCCACATCCGGAGTCTCCGCTGGGAACGGGGCGCCCGCACCCCCCAACGAAGGGATGCCCTCACCGAAGCCCTGAAGGAACTCGCCACAACCCTGGGTGCCGAAAAAGTCAACGGGCGGGGACGGAGTTGA
- a CDS encoding MBL fold metallo-hydrolase, which translates to MAKKQEQESASTEVTEVGRNVLRMQLPIRMPGLGHVNMYALLDDEGAAIVDPGLPGTATWKAIKERLKQADLRVKDVHTVIVTHSHPDHFGGAGRFAKEAGAEVVAHADFRFGVLESSDQAEVSVEDLSSAEDDANHRRVIRGWNHKTPWGGEQPRPGLRIRLKWRAARLLGSTFIPTISKPVHAGDVLRLAGREWFVTHTPGHTEDHICLHSPEEGLFLAGDHVLPTITPHISGLALSQDPLDNFFDSLDLVGALENVDLALPAHGHPFGDLKGRTEAIKEHHYERLDTVKRIGRELGSATVQAFSEKLFKPRSWGGMAESETYAHLEHLRVAGHAEMHRNAEGMLEYETS; encoded by the coding sequence ATGGCGAAGAAACAAGAGCAGGAGTCTGCGAGCACTGAGGTGACAGAGGTTGGGCGCAATGTGCTTCGCATGCAGCTGCCGATCCGCATGCCGGGCCTTGGCCACGTCAACATGTACGCACTCCTCGACGATGAAGGCGCCGCCATCGTCGATCCCGGGCTTCCGGGCACCGCGACCTGGAAGGCGATCAAGGAACGACTGAAGCAGGCCGACCTGCGGGTGAAGGATGTCCACACGGTCATCGTCACCCACTCGCATCCAGACCACTTCGGCGGTGCCGGGCGTTTCGCGAAGGAAGCCGGGGCCGAGGTCGTTGCCCACGCAGATTTCCGCTTCGGTGTGCTCGAATCCAGCGACCAGGCGGAGGTTTCCGTCGAGGACCTTTCCTCTGCGGAGGACGATGCGAACCACCGCCGGGTGATTCGAGGCTGGAACCACAAGACGCCGTGGGGCGGCGAGCAGCCGCGACCCGGTCTTCGGATCCGGCTCAAATGGAGAGCGGCACGTTTGCTCGGCAGTACCTTCATTCCCACGATCTCGAAGCCCGTGCACGCAGGTGATGTCCTCAGGCTGGCTGGGCGCGAGTGGTTCGTGACCCATACGCCCGGCCACACGGAAGACCATATCTGCCTCCATTCTCCGGAGGAGGGATTGTTCCTCGCCGGCGATCATGTGCTCCCGACGATCACGCCTCATATCTCCGGCCTGGCACTCTCCCAGGACCCCCTCGACAACTTCTTCGATTCCCTCGATCTTGTCGGTGCGCTTGAGAACGTCGATCTCGCCCTGCCCGCCCATGGCCACCCGTTCGGAGATCTGAAGGGCCGTACCGAAGCCATCAAGGAACACCACTACGAACGGCTGGATACGGTGAAACGCATCGGCCGAGAGCTCGGCTCAGCCACCGTGCAGGCATTCTCCGAGAAGCTCTTCAAGCCGCGCAGCTGGGGCGGGATGGCCGAGAGCGAAACCTACGCCCACCTCGAGCATCTGCGCGTCGCTGGCCATGCCGAGATGCATCGCAACGCCGAGGGGATGCTCGAGTACGAGACCAGCTAG
- a CDS encoding histidine phosphatase family protein, with protein sequence MNSPTTKRLWLWRHAKASVGDPRQSDAERALKPKGLRAAAEMAATHLSDPPDLVLCSPALRARETLSQAEALWTDAPTLRIEADLYLAEPVDLLEFIHQLDEETRSVLIVGHQPGLGELVHLLVGGGEPRALAALARGVRTAALAELHLDIPVWRDAGAECAFLAAFNTPTT encoded by the coding sequence ATGAATTCGCCGACGACGAAACGCTTGTGGCTGTGGCGCCACGCGAAGGCCAGCGTGGGAGACCCGCGCCAATCCGATGCCGAGCGTGCACTCAAACCGAAGGGATTGCGAGCGGCGGCCGAGATGGCAGCGACTCATCTCAGCGACCCCCCTGACCTCGTGCTCTGCTCGCCCGCGCTGCGCGCCCGTGAGACCCTGTCTCAAGCTGAAGCCCTCTGGACGGACGCGCCGACCCTCCGTATCGAGGCCGATCTCTATCTGGCCGAGCCGGTGGATCTTCTCGAGTTCATCCACCAACTCGACGAGGAAACCCGGAGTGTCCTCATCGTCGGGCACCAACCGGGGCTCGGTGAACTCGTTCATTTGCTGGTTGGAGGCGGCGAACCGCGCGCCCTCGCGGCCTTGGCCCGCGGCGTTCGAACCGCCGCCCTCGCTGAACTCCACCTCGACATTCCGGTCTGGCGAGATGCCGGGGCGGAGTGCGCGTTCCTCGCAGCCTTCAACACGCCAACTACCTAG
- a CDS encoding phosphotransferase family protein has product MSPPPDLKSGLERALGELWQTPVEVSEIGVATTGARRRNILFDATRKNETLPLVATIIPNPAMQVMAMTVEAASLRLAFDQGMPVPQLHGVWEDPAYVGGPFFITSRIEGETIPRQVLRLVEAEPSLGPRLARQCGEALAKLHSADPTRVPSGILRPDPGESPIDQGIATLEALARDLLQPSPSFTLGLQWLERHAPAPPDAASLVHGDFRNGNLIVAPDGLRAALDWELAHLGDPMRDPAWLCQRMWRFRNDHLEVGGFGSREALQAGYESAGGLWREDAFHWWKVHGTLSWGLGLAGQARAHIDGVVPSIVMAASGRRVAELEYDLLRMIQHDYA; this is encoded by the coding sequence ATGAGCCCTCCGCCGGATCTGAAGAGCGGCCTGGAACGCGCCCTCGGCGAACTCTGGCAGACACCCGTCGAAGTTTCCGAGATCGGCGTGGCCACCACCGGAGCCCGCCGCCGCAACATCCTGTTCGACGCCACGCGGAAGAACGAAACGCTCCCGCTCGTCGCAACGATCATCCCGAATCCCGCGATGCAGGTGATGGCGATGACCGTCGAAGCGGCGAGCCTGCGCCTGGCCTTCGATCAAGGCATGCCCGTGCCCCAGCTGCATGGCGTGTGGGAAGACCCGGCCTACGTAGGCGGGCCGTTCTTCATCACCTCCCGCATCGAAGGCGAAACGATTCCCCGTCAGGTCCTTCGCCTGGTCGAGGCCGAGCCCTCGCTCGGCCCGCGCCTCGCACGCCAATGCGGCGAGGCCTTGGCCAAACTGCATTCGGCCGATCCAACTCGGGTCCCCTCGGGCATCCTCCGCCCGGACCCCGGCGAGAGCCCGATCGACCAGGGCATCGCGACCCTCGAAGCGTTGGCCCGGGATCTCCTCCAGCCTTCTCCCAGCTTCACGCTTGGCTTGCAGTGGCTCGAGCGTCATGCGCCGGCTCCTCCCGACGCAGCCAGCCTCGTGCACGGCGATTTCCGCAATGGCAACCTGATCGTCGCCCCGGACGGCCTGCGGGCGGCGCTGGATTGGGAGCTCGCCCACCTCGGAGATCCGATGCGCGATCCGGCCTGGCTTTGTCAGCGCATGTGGCGCTTCCGGAACGACCATCTCGAGGTCGGCGGTTTCGGCTCCCGAGAGGCGTTGCAGGCGGGCTACGAATCGGCCGGCGGCTTGTGGCGGGAAGACGCCTTTCATTGGTGGAAGGTCCACGGAACCTTGAGCTGGGGCCTCGGCCTCGCCGGCCAGGCCCGGGCACATATCGATGGTGTCGTGCCATCGATCGTAATGGCCGCCAGCGGCCGACGCGTGGCCGAGCTCGAGTACGACCTGCTGCGCATGATCCAACACGACTACGCCTGA